In Alosa sapidissima isolate fAloSap1 chromosome 5, fAloSap1.pri, whole genome shotgun sequence, the genomic stretch TACTTCAAGTGACAGAAAGCTCAGTCTACACACCCTTTGTAGAATGCTGTGGGTCCCTCTTTGGTTAGCATTGTATAGGCACAATTAATGGCGCTGCTGTACTGGCCAGGTGTAGAGTTCATGAACCGTGTCTTAACCACATCCACAGGTGACGCTACGATTGTGGTGCAGAAACCAGCACCAAAGGCAGCCGTGAAGTGGCAAGGAAGGTTATCTGTGGGGAGAGCACATGCATCAGTACCGGTATCTACTGCAAGAACCCAATAGTAAGAAAAATCTATAATTCAGCGTCACCAGGGAAAGTAAAATTACCTGTCATGAGGTCGTGCTTGAGAATGAGCTCTTTGATGATGTCATATGTGACCAGCTCAGCACAGTTCACAATGGCATTGCGAGTGATGTTGGGCAGACAGCCTGGAATGCAAACAATGAGATGAACATTAGTTCATCTCATGAACATGAGTGTTTGAATCACCGTATGCATGTCTCTGAATGTGGATTGGAGGTAATGACCTTTCCAAagtcctctcactccctcttcaCGGGCGATGGTTCTGTAGGCGTCCATGGTGCCGTTGTATCTCTTGCCACCGTCGGTCAAGCGTGCCTGTGCCTGAAATCGGACCTTCACCACGTCCGTGGGCTGGGCGAACGCAACGGCCATGGCACCAGTTGTACAGCCAGCCATCAAACGGGCAACAATACTGGCATCTAGAAGGAGGCAgggaaatatataatatatatattggaGAGAATGTGAACCAGATTATTAAACTATTTTGTAACTGGTCTATTGTCATCTTTTCATGTTGCTATTGTCATTCACCACAAATGCAAAGCAATTCCAACCAGTGACGTCCACTTACTTTCCGAACCCCTTGTGTAAAACTGCTTCATGGAGTCGTAGAGGCCGATGCGGACCGAGGCGAAGCTCATCTGTCTCTGGAGGCCAGCCACCAAGCCGTTGTACAGGCTCCGGGCCCCCTCCGTGCGCAccatggtggtgatggtgccaTACACGCCTCGGTACTTCACTGTCACAACTCCCTCCGCCGCTAGTGCCTCTCCCTGGATCTGAAATATACAGAATAGCCAAGCACTCAGTATATTCAAAGCAATTCTTGTAGCGTTGTACTTTGTAGGTCTACCTTTGTCTCTCAAACACAAGAAATGAAGAGATTATTATCAGCATGAATCCATTCATATCTATGATTATCAGTGTATCAA encodes the following:
- the LOC121709937 gene encoding mitochondrial uncoupling protein 2-like, giving the protein MVGLKRTDLAPTATVKFFGAGTAACIADLVTFPLDTAKVRLQIQGEALAAEGVVTVKYRGVYGTITTMVRTEGARSLYNGLVAGLQRQMSFASVRIGLYDSMKQFYTRGSENASIVARLMAGCTTGAMAVAFAQPTDVVKVRFQAQARLTDGGKRYNGTMDAYRTIAREEGVRGLWKGCLPNITRNAIVNCAELVTYDIIKELILKHDLMTDNLPCHFTAAFGAGFCTTIVASPVDVVKTRFMNSTPGQYSSAINCAYTMLTKEGPTAFYKGFMPSFLRLGSWNIVMFVSYEQIKRGMMRAQQSWESPI